The Nitrospira sp. genome contains a region encoding:
- a CDS encoding MmgE/PrpD family protein, which produces MLADRLARYGRSLRYGDLPHAVVHEAKRRVLDSLGCALGAWNASPCRIARRIARIVKVPQGATLWGTHHKTLPDLATFANGGLVRYLDFNDTYLSKEPAHPSDNIPAIVAVGEAVHASGKQVIEAIALTYEIQCRLCDAAALRPRGWDHVTYGPFSSAIGAAKLMKLSSAQTVQAVNLAGAANVALRQTRVGDLSMWKACAFSNAARNGVFAAGLAQQGMTGPSPIFEGEKGFMKLVSGPFELTAFAAEAGSTLALGDDRPSRFKILDTYIKRYPVEYHAQTAVEAASALHADLIEGEGVHAIEHIADIEIGSYEVAIEIIGRDPEKWQPTTRETADHSFPYCVATALRDGRVTLRSFGAKRLRDSALHDLMKKTRVVRQPEFVECYPESMPTRITVRTDAGKTYMRQVELPVGHPGNPMSDRDLEVKLRRLAAGRLSGPRIDRLIEFVWQLDRVRDIGALMPLLRI; this is translated from the coding sequence ATGCTTGCCGATCGCCTCGCTCGGTATGGCCGGTCGCTGCGCTACGGCGATCTACCGCATGCCGTCGTGCACGAAGCCAAACGGCGCGTGCTCGACAGTCTAGGCTGTGCGCTCGGGGCCTGGAATGCGTCGCCCTGCCGTATCGCCCGCCGAATAGCTCGGATCGTCAAGGTGCCGCAGGGTGCCACGCTGTGGGGCACGCATCACAAGACTCTTCCCGACCTCGCCACCTTTGCCAATGGCGGGCTCGTCCGGTATCTCGATTTCAATGACACATATCTTTCGAAAGAGCCGGCGCACCCGTCCGACAATATTCCGGCCATTGTCGCGGTCGGCGAAGCCGTTCATGCCTCCGGCAAGCAGGTGATTGAAGCCATCGCGCTCACTTATGAGATTCAGTGCCGCCTCTGTGACGCGGCGGCGCTTCGCCCCCGCGGTTGGGACCACGTGACGTACGGCCCATTTTCCTCCGCGATCGGCGCCGCGAAGCTCATGAAGCTTTCATCCGCGCAGACCGTCCAGGCCGTCAACCTGGCGGGTGCCGCGAATGTAGCGCTACGGCAGACGAGGGTCGGGGATCTCTCCATGTGGAAGGCGTGCGCGTTCTCGAACGCCGCTCGCAACGGCGTGTTTGCCGCCGGGCTGGCGCAGCAGGGAATGACCGGGCCGTCGCCGATCTTTGAAGGAGAAAAGGGCTTCATGAAATTGGTGTCGGGACCATTCGAGCTGACAGCGTTCGCGGCGGAAGCAGGATCGACCCTCGCCTTGGGGGACGATCGGCCTTCTCGATTCAAGATTCTGGACACGTATATCAAGCGATACCCGGTCGAGTATCACGCCCAGACTGCGGTGGAGGCTGCCTCGGCACTTCATGCCGATTTGATCGAAGGAGAAGGAGTTCATGCGATCGAACATATAGCGGATATCGAAATCGGGAGTTATGAGGTGGCCATCGAAATCATCGGCCGCGATCCCGAGAAATGGCAGCCGACCACGAGGGAAACGGCCGATCACAGTTTTCCTTACTGCGTCGCGACGGCATTACGCGACGGCCGCGTGACGCTACGGTCGTTCGGCGCGAAGCGATTACGGGATTCAGCCCTGCACGACTTGATGAAAAAAACCCGTGTCGTCCGGCAACCCGAGTTCGTGGAGTGCTATCCCGAGAGTATGCCGACCAGAATCACAGTCAGAACCGACGCTGGGAAAACCTACATGAGACAGGTCGAGCTGCCGGTTGGACATCCCGGCAATCCGATGTCGGATCGAGACCTGGAAGTGAAATTGCGCCGGCTGGCTGCCGGCCGACTGAGTGGTCCGCGTATCGATCGGCTGATTGAATTCGTGTGGCAGCTTGATCGGGTTCGAGACATCGGCGCGCTTATGCCGCTTTTGAGGATCTGA
- a CDS encoding methylcrotonoyl-CoA carboxylase, with protein sequence MRTLTSSVVATSSEFAANRAHYEGLIADLQKHLALAQAGGPPEAVALHQQRGKLTARERIAALLDPDGPWLELSPLAASGMYDDHTPAAGLITGIGYVSKRPCVIAANDATVKGGTYFPMTIKKHLRAQEIALENRLPTIYLVDSGGVFLPMQADVFADKEHFGRIFYNQARLSALGIPQIAVVMGMCTAGGAYVPAMCDENVIVKGTGTIYLAGPPLVKAATGEEVTAEELGGADLHTRLSGVSDHLADDDHEALEICRSIVDTLPRRQILRRPATIEEPRYPAGELYGLIPNNPRQTFDSREVIARLVDGSRFHEFKARYGRTLTCGFARWMGHQVGIVANNGVLLSEAALKGAHFVQLCAQRRLPLVFLQNITGFMVGKDYESRGIIKDGAKMVQAVAAADVPKFTIITGASHGAGNYAMCGRAYAPRFLFLWPNARTSVMGAQQAAQVLLTVKQQQRARDKAALPEDERRKITDSIRAQYEREGSAYFSTARLWDDGIIDPLETRRVLGLCLDVAMITPVRPSHFPVFRM encoded by the coding sequence ATGCGTACGTTGACATCGTCTGTAGTCGCCACAAGCAGTGAGTTCGCCGCGAATCGAGCCCACTATGAGGGCCTGATAGCCGATCTCCAAAAACATCTCGCCCTCGCACAAGCCGGAGGGCCGCCGGAGGCGGTCGCGCTGCATCAACAACGGGGCAAATTGACTGCGCGTGAGCGGATTGCCGCGTTGCTCGATCCCGACGGTCCTTGGTTGGAGCTCAGTCCTTTGGCGGCATCGGGGATGTACGACGATCATACCCCGGCTGCCGGTCTGATCACCGGCATCGGCTATGTGTCGAAACGGCCATGTGTCATCGCCGCCAACGATGCGACGGTCAAAGGCGGCACCTATTTTCCCATGACGATCAAGAAACATCTCAGGGCTCAGGAGATCGCCCTGGAAAATCGATTGCCGACGATCTATTTGGTGGATTCAGGCGGAGTATTCCTGCCGATGCAAGCCGATGTCTTCGCCGACAAGGAACACTTCGGACGGATCTTCTACAATCAGGCGCGCTTGTCCGCCCTCGGTATTCCTCAGATCGCCGTCGTCATGGGAATGTGCACCGCCGGGGGCGCCTATGTGCCGGCCATGTGCGATGAAAACGTGATCGTCAAAGGGACCGGCACCATTTATCTCGCGGGGCCGCCGCTGGTCAAAGCGGCGACCGGCGAAGAGGTTACCGCCGAAGAACTCGGCGGCGCCGATCTCCATACAAGACTCTCGGGCGTCAGCGATCACCTGGCCGACGATGACCATGAGGCGCTCGAGATCTGCCGGTCGATCGTCGATACCCTCCCTCGCCGGCAGATCCTTCGCCGGCCGGCCACAATCGAGGAGCCGCGTTATCCCGCCGGCGAACTCTATGGGCTCATTCCGAACAATCCCCGCCAGACCTTCGACTCTCGTGAAGTGATTGCACGCTTGGTCGACGGCAGCCGCTTTCACGAGTTTAAGGCGCGCTATGGCCGGACACTGACGTGTGGCTTTGCACGCTGGATGGGGCATCAGGTCGGCATCGTCGCGAACAACGGCGTGCTCCTCTCCGAAGCGGCCTTGAAAGGCGCGCACTTCGTGCAGCTCTGCGCCCAGCGGCGGCTGCCGCTCGTATTTCTACAAAACATCACCGGCTTCATGGTCGGGAAGGACTATGAGTCGCGGGGGATCATCAAGGACGGCGCCAAGATGGTACAGGCGGTAGCGGCCGCCGATGTCCCAAAATTCACGATCATTACCGGCGCCTCCCATGGCGCGGGGAACTACGCCATGTGCGGACGCGCCTATGCTCCGCGGTTTCTCTTCTTGTGGCCCAACGCTCGGACGTCGGTGATGGGCGCGCAACAGGCGGCCCAGGTACTCTTGACGGTGAAACAGCAGCAGCGAGCCCGTGACAAGGCCGCCTTGCCGGAAGACGAGCGGCGAAAAATCACGGATTCCATACGGGCGCAGTATGAACGGGAAGGCAGTGCCTATTTCAGCACCGCTCGGCTCTGGGATGACGGGATTATCGATCCCCTCGAGACCCGCCGGGTTCTGGGTCTGTGCCTTGATGTCGCGATGATTACGCCCGTCCGTCCGTCACACTTCCCGGTATTCCGTATGTGA
- a CDS encoding acyl--CoA ligase, giving the protein MSPLITVPDHIARARTVEEPCLQFPWNSFAEFFKARVHDRAGISRTFMTYCDDDRAVRYTYTYAEFGTVVELFAAFLHDHAGVRRGDRLATLLFNHDVTVVLYFAAWTLGLTIVPINVEESTEKKRYILEHSEAAAVCCWHTYLGEVKDLQPELPALRHVIVLNDEGVVQGPKHRETAKVGAAPCIGAASHAPGLEDEALIVYTSGTTGPPKGVVLTVRNLLVDADAIAGWHRFGADSRLMCVLPIHHVNGIVVTVITPFYCRGSIILNRKFKSAAFWRRLHEERVTCVSVVPTLLEFLLDANEDIAAYRLDEFGGFICGAGPLLKDTATRFEDRFGFPIRHGYGLSETTCYSCFLPNELSREEHRHWLSDYEFPSIGVPLRHTMMAILDAEGHPRPETTRGEICIRGGTVCAGYFKRDDANDAAFQWGWFRSGDEGFYVRDPSGRPFFFISGRLKELIIRGGVNIAPLEIDDVLKSHPLVRFAMAVPFEHRYYGEEIAAYVVPRDEASPPTKAELLAHCRRRLPFSKCPKVILFGQDVPYTSTGKPKRLELKASLVSVLAAYRYHQFKELQF; this is encoded by the coding sequence ATGTCCCCCTTGATCACCGTGCCTGATCACATCGCGCGGGCGCGAACAGTCGAAGAGCCATGCCTCCAGTTCCCCTGGAACTCGTTCGCCGAGTTCTTCAAAGCCCGTGTCCATGATCGCGCCGGGATCAGCAGGACCTTCATGACCTATTGCGATGACGATAGAGCGGTGCGCTACACCTACACCTATGCGGAATTCGGCACGGTGGTCGAACTGTTCGCCGCCTTTCTTCATGATCATGCGGGAGTACGGCGTGGGGATCGACTGGCGACACTCCTTTTTAACCACGACGTCACCGTGGTGTTGTACTTTGCAGCCTGGACCTTGGGCCTCACCATCGTGCCGATCAATGTCGAGGAATCCACGGAGAAGAAACGCTACATCCTGGAACATTCCGAAGCGGCGGCCGTCTGTTGTTGGCACACGTATCTTGGTGAAGTGAAAGATCTTCAACCGGAACTGCCCGCCTTGCGCCATGTGATCGTGCTGAATGATGAAGGTGTCGTGCAAGGGCCGAAACATAGGGAGACGGCCAAGGTTGGAGCAGCCCCATGTATTGGTGCCGCATCTCACGCTCCCGGTCTGGAGGATGAAGCGCTCATCGTCTATACATCCGGAACCACCGGTCCTCCCAAAGGCGTGGTTCTCACCGTAAGGAATTTGCTCGTCGATGCCGACGCCATTGCCGGGTGGCATCGGTTCGGAGCGGACTCCCGCCTCATGTGTGTGCTTCCGATTCACCACGTGAATGGGATCGTCGTCACGGTGATCACACCGTTCTATTGCAGAGGCAGCATCATCCTGAATCGCAAGTTCAAGAGCGCCGCGTTCTGGCGGAGATTACACGAAGAGCGGGTCACCTGCGTCAGTGTCGTTCCGACCCTGTTGGAGTTCCTCCTGGATGCAAACGAAGACATCGCCGCATACCGGCTGGACGAATTCGGCGGATTCATTTGTGGCGCCGGCCCCTTGCTCAAAGACACCGCAACACGATTCGAAGACCGATTCGGGTTTCCGATTCGCCACGGCTATGGCTTGTCCGAGACGACCTGCTACTCTTGCTTTCTGCCCAATGAACTGTCGCGTGAAGAGCATCGTCATTGGCTCAGCGATTACGAGTTCCCCTCGATCGGAGTTCCGCTCCGGCACACTATGATGGCGATTCTGGATGCCGAAGGGCACCCGCGGCCGGAAACCACGAGGGGAGAGATTTGCATTCGTGGGGGGACCGTCTGTGCCGGTTATTTCAAGCGGGACGATGCGAACGATGCCGCATTTCAATGGGGCTGGTTCCGTTCCGGGGATGAGGGATTTTATGTCAGAGATCCATCAGGCCGGCCGTTTTTCTTCATTTCCGGTCGGCTGAAGGAACTCATCATTCGAGGCGGTGTCAATATTGCGCCGTTGGAGATCGACGACGTGCTGAAGAGTCATCCGCTCGTGCGATTTGCGATGGCTGTTCCGTTCGAGCATCGTTACTATGGTGAGGAGATCGCCGCGTATGTGGTGCCGAGGGACGAAGCCAGTCCGCCCACCAAAGCCGAGTTACTTGCACACTGCCGGCGACGGCTGCCGTTCTCAAAATGTCCAAAAGTCATTCTCTTTGGACAAGACGTACCCTATACCTCGACCGGCAAACCCAAACGTCTGGAGCTCAAAGCCTCCCTCGTTTCCGTATTGGCGGCCTACCGCTACCATCAATTCAAGGAATTACAGTTCTAG
- the prpB gene encoding methylisocitrate lyase, which translates to MTSRDKDTATHTKASRLRELLHARTLAIPGAFNALAAMQIERAGFEIAYVSGAAISACRGIPDIGLLSLSDMAAEAGRIARAVSIPTLVDADTGYGGPAQVAEALKVFEDAELAGMQIEDQDAAKKCGHLSGKRLVPIGEMADKIEAAVQAKKDRNFVIVARTDAREVEGLDAAVQRAMTYAEAGADALFPEALESAEEFRTFAREMAKRGITVPLIANMTEFGKTPLLSVAEFESFGYHGVLFPVTGLRTALQAIERLLGELKLFGSQKDWLHHMMTRRELYSLLRYTDSHER; encoded by the coding sequence ATGACAAGTCGAGATAAGGATACGGCAACGCACACGAAGGCTTCGCGTCTGCGTGAATTACTGCATGCGCGCACGCTCGCGATTCCTGGAGCATTCAACGCGCTGGCAGCAATGCAGATCGAGCGAGCGGGATTCGAGATTGCCTATGTCTCGGGGGCGGCGATATCTGCTTGCCGTGGGATACCCGATATCGGCCTGCTGTCGCTCAGTGACATGGCGGCGGAAGCAGGAAGGATCGCCCGTGCGGTTTCGATTCCGACCCTCGTCGATGCGGACACGGGGTATGGCGGTCCGGCCCAGGTTGCCGAAGCGTTGAAGGTGTTCGAAGACGCCGAGCTTGCCGGCATGCAGATCGAAGATCAGGACGCGGCCAAGAAGTGCGGCCATCTTTCGGGCAAGCGGCTGGTGCCGATAGGGGAAATGGCGGACAAAATCGAGGCGGCCGTTCAGGCAAAAAAGGATCGAAATTTCGTGATCGTGGCGCGCACCGACGCCCGTGAAGTGGAGGGGTTGGACGCCGCCGTTCAACGGGCGATGACCTATGCGGAGGCCGGCGCGGATGCGCTGTTTCCCGAGGCCCTCGAATCGGCCGAAGAATTCCGGACATTTGCCCGCGAAATGGCGAAACGAGGGATTACGGTTCCATTGATCGCCAATATGACGGAGTTTGGGAAAACACCTCTTTTGAGCGTCGCAGAATTCGAGAGTTTCGGGTATCACGGGGTGCTCTTTCCCGTGACGGGCTTACGGACGGCCTTGCAAGCCATCGAGAGATTGCTGGGCGAACTCAAGCTGTTCGGATCGCAGAAAGACTGGCTCCATCACATGATGACGCGACGAGAACTGTACAGTCTGCTCCGGTACACGGATTCTCACGAACGCTGA
- the meaB gene encoding methylmalonyl Co-A mutase-associated GTPase MeaB, with product MRGVHGVASLVEQVRAGNIRAVSRLITLLENHMEDRTALPFLNGTPGSATVIGVTGYPGAGKSTVVDRLVSVYRRSGLKVGVLAVDISSPVTGGALLGDRIRMQGHALDRGVYIRSMATRGHYGGLARATRDATKVLEEAGYAVILIETIGVGQNEVDIVDLAQTVVAVVAPGLGDEVQAMKAGLLEVAHIVVVNKGDLPGADTTLRDLREWCPKVLRTVATTGEGIPELAAAIIDEHRLRAR from the coding sequence ATGCGCGGTGTCCACGGCGTGGCGAGCTTGGTTGAGCAGGTCAGAGCCGGGAATATTCGTGCCGTGTCACGCCTGATCACCTTGCTGGAAAATCACATGGAAGACAGAACGGCGCTGCCGTTCCTAAACGGCACTCCGGGAAGCGCCACAGTGATCGGAGTCACGGGGTACCCCGGAGCGGGGAAAAGCACCGTTGTGGACCGCTTGGTAAGCGTGTATCGGCGGAGTGGTCTGAAAGTCGGCGTGCTGGCGGTCGATATCAGCAGTCCCGTCACGGGCGGCGCGCTATTGGGTGACCGTATCAGAATGCAGGGCCATGCGCTGGATCGGGGAGTCTATATTCGCAGTATGGCGACCCGAGGGCACTATGGAGGACTTGCCAGAGCGACCCGCGATGCAACAAAGGTGCTGGAAGAGGCGGGATATGCGGTGATCTTGATCGAGACCATCGGAGTCGGCCAGAACGAAGTCGACATTGTCGATCTGGCGCAGACGGTGGTGGCAGTCGTCGCACCGGGGTTGGGGGACGAGGTTCAAGCGATGAAGGCCGGGTTGTTGGAAGTCGCACATATCGTCGTGGTCAACAAAGGCGACCTCCCGGGCGCGGACACCACATTGCGGGACTTGCGGGAATGGTGTCCTAAGGTATTGCGAACCGTCGCGACGACAGGCGAGGGGATTCCGGAACTTGCCGCCGCGATCATCGATGAACACAGGCTCCGTGCCCGATGA
- a CDS encoding enoyl-CoA hydratase/isomerase family protein, which translates to MPHQLLTISHHIARITFHNPPANVLNLSVIKELEHVLNELEEDEYVRAVIVTGTGRFFCAGADINELAHLNTVHGGSEFAVRGQSLLSRIERSDKPVLAAINGTCVGGGLELALACHIRVAVAGAMLGLPEIKLGLIPGFGGTQRLPRIVGPSKAAEMILTGESLSAEEAQRIGLLNRVVPSQELITHVEAIAASIATCGKTAVESALHAIRGGMDIPLSEGLAREAELFGRLCVTSDKQEAIRAFLDKRPSKVASA; encoded by the coding sequence ATGCCGCATCAATTATTGACGATCTCTCACCATATCGCACGAATTACCTTCCATAATCCGCCGGCCAACGTGCTCAATCTTTCCGTGATCAAGGAGCTCGAACATGTCCTGAACGAATTGGAGGAAGACGAGTACGTCCGCGCGGTGATTGTGACGGGCACGGGACGGTTCTTCTGCGCCGGGGCCGATATCAACGAACTGGCTCACCTCAATACCGTGCATGGCGGGTCGGAATTCGCCGTTCGTGGACAGTCGCTGTTGAGCCGGATCGAGCGATCGGACAAGCCGGTGCTCGCCGCGATCAACGGAACGTGTGTCGGTGGAGGTCTCGAGCTGGCCTTGGCCTGCCATATCCGGGTCGCGGTGGCAGGGGCAATGTTGGGATTGCCCGAAATCAAACTTGGTCTCATTCCTGGTTTCGGCGGCACGCAACGGTTGCCGCGAATTGTCGGCCCCTCCAAGGCCGCCGAGATGATCCTGACGGGAGAAAGCCTATCCGCTGAGGAAGCGCAACGAATCGGTCTGCTGAATCGAGTGGTCCCGTCACAGGAGTTGATCACGCATGTAGAAGCGATTGCCGCTTCCATTGCGACGTGCGGGAAAACTGCGGTCGAATCCGCGCTGCATGCGATCAGAGGAGGAATGGATATTCCCTTGTCGGAGGGACTGGCGAGAGAAGCGGAACTATTCGGCCGATTGTGTGTGACTTCCGACAAGCAGGAAGCCATTCGGGCGTTTCTCGACAAACGACCGTCGAAGGTTGCGAGCGCATGA
- a CDS encoding hydroxymethylglutaryl-CoA lyase: MSKQEEHSTALRPIRIIEVGPRDGLQNERNIVSTEDKVSFVDALSRTGVAEIEAGSFVSAHMIPQLADSDEVFRKINRKPGVIYSALVPNERGLERARAAAVTKIAVFTAASDTFTRRNINCTINESIKRFKPVVFGAKQDRITVRGYISTVTHCPFEGPVPPSQVLDVARQLLDLGIDEISLGETVGKAAPRDIRRLLDQIVPRIERSRLSLHVHDTCGMAVANVLTAWADYSIEAFDTAAGGLGGCPYAPGALGNVATEDVVYALKASGASVSVDEREVIAAASELGRILRRPLSSRLSRVQIEQTAYEGVA, from the coding sequence ATGTCGAAGCAAGAAGAGCATAGCACGGCTTTACGGCCGATCCGTATCATCGAGGTCGGTCCACGGGACGGACTCCAGAATGAGAGAAACATCGTTTCGACCGAGGACAAGGTGTCGTTCGTGGATGCTCTGTCTCGGACCGGTGTGGCGGAGATCGAAGCGGGGTCGTTCGTGTCAGCTCACATGATCCCGCAGTTGGCGGATTCCGATGAAGTGTTCCGTAAGATCAACCGGAAACCCGGCGTTATATATTCAGCGCTGGTGCCGAACGAGCGGGGATTGGAGCGAGCACGGGCGGCGGCGGTCACTAAGATTGCCGTCTTTACCGCAGCCTCCGATACCTTCACCCGAAGGAATATCAACTGCACGATCAACGAGTCGATCAAACGGTTCAAGCCGGTGGTATTCGGCGCGAAACAGGACCGCATCACCGTGCGTGGGTACATTTCTACCGTGACACATTGCCCCTTCGAGGGGCCTGTCCCGCCATCGCAGGTTCTTGACGTGGCGCGACAGTTGCTCGACCTGGGAATCGATGAGATCTCCCTGGGGGAGACTGTCGGGAAGGCCGCTCCCCGCGACATTCGGCGACTGTTGGATCAAATAGTGCCGCGCATCGAACGAAGCCGTCTCTCGCTTCATGTTCACGACACCTGCGGGATGGCCGTGGCTAATGTCCTGACGGCGTGGGCCGACTACAGTATCGAGGCGTTTGATACGGCTGCCGGAGGGCTGGGCGGATGTCCCTACGCTCCGGGTGCGTTGGGAAATGTCGCCACCGAAGATGTGGTCTACGCACTGAAAGCATCGGGGGCTTCCGTTTCCGTGGATGAACGGGAAGTCATTGCGGCAGCGAGCGAGCTCGGCAGAATTCTACGCCGTCCGCTTTCGTCCCGCTTGTCGCGTGTGCAGATAGAACAAACGGCGTACGAAGGTGTGGCATGA
- a CDS encoding enoyl-CoA hydratase/isomerase family protein: protein MKQFTSIMVESHEGWARVTLNRPDRRNAFDACMVEELCEAFSLLGQDSSVRAITLAGNGSAFCAGADIDWLGAGGAVSAFQARKDAEQLMEMLRTIDECPCPVIGRIQGAAFGGGIGLVAACDIAVAAEEATFALSEVRLGMVSGVIAPLLLHKTGEVFVRRFCLTGEIFPASAAKQYNLVHDVVATDKLESRTAELVHAVVSLAPQAVRDTKALFRRFRTASDNERWHAGVKANVRARLSAEAREGFQAFLEKRRPVWPALSANQSKKSSSKGQPNDVEARRA from the coding sequence ATGAAACAGTTTACCTCGATCATGGTCGAATCGCACGAAGGCTGGGCGCGTGTGACTTTGAATCGGCCCGACCGGCGGAACGCGTTCGACGCCTGCATGGTGGAAGAACTGTGCGAGGCCTTTTCCTTATTGGGTCAGGACTCATCGGTCCGGGCGATTACGCTGGCCGGGAACGGCTCTGCATTTTGCGCCGGTGCGGACATCGATTGGTTGGGAGCGGGAGGTGCGGTGTCGGCCTTTCAAGCGCGGAAGGATGCTGAACAACTCATGGAAATGTTGCGCACCATTGACGAATGTCCGTGCCCGGTGATCGGACGAATTCAAGGGGCCGCGTTCGGAGGCGGGATCGGGCTGGTCGCAGCCTGCGACATCGCCGTTGCGGCTGAAGAAGCGACCTTTGCACTCAGCGAGGTTCGTTTGGGGATGGTGTCGGGGGTGATTGCGCCTCTCTTGCTCCACAAAACAGGAGAGGTCTTTGTGAGAAGATTCTGCCTGACCGGCGAAATATTTCCCGCCTCGGCCGCCAAACAGTATAACCTCGTTCACGACGTCGTCGCGACGGACAAACTCGAATCTCGCACCGCTGAGTTGGTACATGCAGTCGTAAGCCTTGCGCCGCAAGCGGTACGGGATACCAAGGCTCTATTCCGCCGATTCCGCACGGCTTCGGACAATGAGCGATGGCACGCGGGTGTCAAAGCCAATGTCCGTGCCCGTTTGTCGGCCGAGGCACGAGAAGGATTTCAGGCCTTTCTTGAAAAGCGCCGTCCTGTCTGGCCGGCGCTGTCAGCAAACCAGAGCAAGAAATCTTCCTCAAAAGGGCAACCGAACGATGTCGAAGCAAGAAGAGCATAG
- a CDS encoding citrate synthase (catalyzes the formation of citrate from acetyl-CoA and oxaloacetate), giving the protein MNTVIHESPATEMKEGSTYSPGLEGVIAGESALCLVDEGESGLLYRGYAIRDLAQHSVFEEVAYLLLFGRLPNRQEFNDFSARLIDQAMLPHLLQVFLGAVPSGSHAMDVVRSGVSLLGVVDSDTTDHSHEANVRRSIRLLAQIPLIVATSYRLVTGKPRRRPHYDLTFAENLLYLLTDRRGNDRAKAMARVLDVSLTLYAEHEFNASTFAARVTASTMTDLYSAVTSAIGTLKGSLHGGANEAVAGMFVDIGHGHRAEAWVREALAKKRRIMGFGHRVLKKGDSRSAIIQQHAESLSRVCGNRRWYDIATTIEHVMEQEKGLYPNLDFYTAVAYLLMEIPLSLYTPLFVCSRITGWCAHVIEQQDQNRLMRPRALYTGPSRREYVPLDHRA; this is encoded by the coding sequence ATGAACACGGTCATCCACGAGTCTCCCGCGACTGAGATGAAGGAGGGCTCAACGTATAGCCCCGGTCTCGAAGGAGTGATTGCCGGAGAATCGGCTCTCTGCCTCGTCGATGAAGGGGAGTCCGGTCTTCTCTATCGAGGCTATGCGATCCGTGATTTGGCGCAGCACAGTGTTTTTGAGGAGGTGGCGTATCTCCTGCTGTTCGGTCGTCTGCCGAATCGGCAAGAGTTCAATGACTTCTCGGCACGGCTCATCGATCAAGCCATGCTCCCTCACCTCCTCCAAGTATTCCTCGGCGCGGTTCCTTCCGGCTCGCATGCGATGGACGTCGTCCGATCGGGTGTTTCGCTGTTGGGTGTGGTGGATTCGGACACGACCGACCACTCGCATGAAGCCAACGTTCGCAGATCGATCCGGCTGCTGGCACAAATCCCGCTGATCGTGGCGACATCCTATCGACTCGTCACCGGCAAACCGCGCCGCAGGCCGCACTATGATCTGACCTTTGCTGAGAATCTCTTGTACCTGCTGACCGACCGAAGAGGAAATGATCGGGCGAAAGCCATGGCCCGTGTCCTGGACGTCTCGCTCACGCTGTATGCCGAACATGAATTCAATGCCTCCACCTTCGCCGCCCGTGTCACGGCATCGACGATGACGGATTTGTACTCCGCCGTCACGTCGGCGATCGGGACGCTCAAGGGATCGCTCCACGGAGGAGCCAATGAAGCGGTGGCCGGAATGTTCGTGGATATCGGCCATGGTCACCGCGCGGAAGCCTGGGTTCGGGAGGCGCTGGCAAAGAAGCGGCGCATCATGGGTTTCGGCCATCGTGTGCTCAAGAAAGGTGACAGCCGCTCGGCCATCATCCAACAGCATGCCGAATCGTTGAGCCGGGTCTGCGGCAACCGCCGGTGGTATGACATTGCGACGACGATCGAGCATGTGATGGAACAAGAAAAAGGCCTCTACCCCAATCTCGATTTCTATACGGCGGTGGCCTATCTCCTGATGGAGATTCCGCTCTCGCTGTATACGCCGCTGTTCGTCTGTTCGCGCATTACAGGATGGTGCGCCCATGTCATCGAACAGCAGGACCAGAATCGGTTGATGAGGCCCCGCGCGCTCTATACGGGACCGTCGCGGAGGGAATATGTCCCCCTTGATCACCGTGCCTGA
- a CDS encoding cobalamin B12-binding domain-containing protein, with protein MAVASTSLRVLIGKVGLDGHDRGVKLIARALRDAGMEVIYTGLHQSPEQVVNTAIQEDVDAIGLSVLSGAHNTLFRRVLELLKEQDAEDIALFGGGIIPDEDVSSLTAAGVKALFRPGAPIQEVVNFVKGLKTPR; from the coding sequence ATGGCAGTAGCGAGCACTTCTCTTCGCGTCCTCATCGGCAAAGTCGGCTTAGACGGCCATGACCGGGGTGTGAAGCTCATCGCACGCGCGCTGCGAGACGCCGGGATGGAAGTCATCTACACCGGGCTGCATCAGTCGCCGGAACAGGTGGTCAATACGGCGATCCAGGAGGATGTGGATGCGATCGGTTTGAGCGTCCTTTCAGGCGCGCACAATACGCTGTTCCGACGCGTCCTCGAACTGCTCAAGGAGCAGGATGCCGAGGATATCGCCTTGTTCGGCGGCGGAATCATTCCCGATGAAGACGTTTCGTCGCTCACAGCGGCGGGGGTGAAGGCCCTGTTTAGGCCGGGGGCGCCCATTCAGGAAGTCGTGAATTTCGTCAAAGGGCTCAAAACACCGCGCTGA